A stretch of the Filimonas lacunae genome encodes the following:
- a CDS encoding phytanoyl-CoA dioxygenase family protein, whose amino-acid sequence MKKIIQPVFQLENQLSNEQISFFRQYGFLHVKNFVDKQTVTDFLTEVNNVQSQLLASNTQKINGIPLKFGKDTDGSTIIQRLAFTSQYSSRLSHFLKDQRLKSLLQLLSPYEGRIGENEKDGLVVNHYINTENSQFSQMGWHTDSPRDLFLGSRILPMLNVGLHLDDCAAANGGLRVLAGTHEQSLFKLLFRKKYFIDNKADKNETSFDIEAGDLTIHDGRLWHRVQQSVLFGEASRRRVMYIPFVTGAYQVKHANSPTPFYHKLAQFKPGSLAARLTFAGFKPKKLSV is encoded by the coding sequence ATGAAAAAGATTATACAGCCTGTGTTTCAGTTAGAGAACCAACTCAGCAACGAACAAATCAGTTTCTTCCGGCAATATGGCTTTCTACATGTTAAAAACTTTGTAGATAAACAAACCGTTACCGATTTTCTTACAGAAGTAAACAACGTTCAATCGCAACTACTGGCAAGCAACACACAAAAGATCAATGGCATTCCGCTGAAGTTTGGCAAAGATACAGATGGCAGCACCATTATACAGCGCCTGGCCTTTACCTCCCAATACAGCAGCAGGCTTAGCCATTTTTTAAAAGATCAACGGCTGAAATCCCTGTTACAACTACTGTCGCCTTATGAAGGCCGCATTGGCGAAAATGAAAAAGACGGCCTGGTAGTAAATCATTATATCAATACAGAGAACAGCCAGTTTAGTCAAATGGGCTGGCATACAGATAGTCCGAGGGATTTATTTTTAGGTTCACGCATACTGCCTATGCTGAATGTGGGTTTACACCTGGATGATTGCGCTGCCGCCAACGGCGGGCTGCGTGTATTAGCAGGCACACATGAGCAAAGCCTGTTTAAACTACTCTTCCGCAAAAAATATTTCATTGATAATAAAGCGGATAAAAACGAAACAAGCTTTGATATAGAAGCAGGTGACCTCACCATCCACGACGGCCGTTTATGGCATCGCGTACAACAATCGGTGCTATTTGGAGAAGCAAGCCGCCGCAGGGTAATGTATATCCCCTTCGTCACCGGAGCCTACCAGGTAAAACATGCTAACAGTCCTACGCCATTTTATCATAAATTGGCACAGTTTAAACCTGGTAGTCTTGCTGCACGCCTGACATTTGCAGGATTTAAACCTAAAAAGCTATCTGTTTAA
- a CDS encoding nitroreductase family protein: protein MLLTSTKNQNGKIDFVLNAAQRLADSYGLQPLKILVVKDNAVKKTLLPFIKREKVSVEESYYIVFAIWSIISEEKIDAYISDIATARHASPALLREDKKNVIRAVSKLNEEGKKWAAKQADIAVQNLLKAAAQVNVTAFVEEIDIAGFNQVLHLPVQGLQAVGAVSLQVTPARSLSETFVNTVTRKEVLELI from the coding sequence ATGCTTTTAACATCTACGAAAAACCAAAATGGTAAGATTGATTTTGTACTGAATGCCGCACAACGACTGGCTGATTCTTATGGTTTGCAGCCTTTGAAAATATTGGTAGTAAAAGATAACGCTGTTAAAAAAACGCTGCTGCCTTTCATTAAAAGAGAGAAGGTGAGTGTGGAAGAATCTTACTATATAGTATTTGCCATATGGTCTATTATCAGCGAAGAAAAAATTGATGCGTATATTTCAGATATAGCTACAGCCAGGCATGCTTCTCCTGCTTTATTAAGAGAGGATAAGAAAAATGTGATACGCGCTGTTTCTAAATTGAATGAAGAAGGGAAGAAGTGGGCGGCCAAACAGGCAGATATTGCTGTACAAAATTTGTTGAAAGCAGCTGCACAGGTAAATGTTACCGCCTTTGTAGAAGAAATAGATATAGCCGGTTTTAACCAGGTGCTTCATTTACCCGTGCAGGGTTTGCAGGCAGTAGGTGCCGTTTCTTTACAGGTAACGCCTGCCCGTTCTTTATCAGAAACCTTTGTTAACACAGTAACCCGTAAAGAAGTGCTGGAGCTGATATAA
- a CDS encoding zinc-dependent metalloprotease, giving the protein MRKSYLIFSVCLGISVAATAQRKKSVPVQDTTKKQANPAMMGAPGGGMRPPGASQGPKPYKEVITSKAITQSGMFKVHKVEDRYFFELADSILDRDILLVSRITRAAAGGRASMMGYGGDQINDNVIRFEKGPNNRIFLKLISFMEYSSDSSKNGMYRSVLNSNLQPLAAAFDIKAVNTDSTSRKGASVIDVTEYIGGDNEIFFFDAGVKKALSLGMMAPERSYVQDIKAFPMNVEIKTVKTYGKMAANPMMGGGSGPATYELNTSMVLLPKVPAKARYFDSRVGYFATGYTDFDANPQGVKKISMITRWKLEPKAEDVEKYKRGELVEPKEPIVYYIDPATPKKWVPYLIAGVNDWQAAFEKAGFKNAIIAKEAPTNDSTFSLEDARHNVIIYKPSDIPNASGPHVHDPRSGEIIETHVNWYHNVMSLVHNWYMVQAAAIDPKARKMQFDDELMGQLIRFVSSHEIGHTLGLRHNFGSSSTVPVEKLRDKAFVEANGHTPSIMDYARFNYVAQPEDGISQKGIFPRIGDYDMWAIEWGYKWKPEFATGADEAAWSNKWIIERLNANKRLWFGTESDPNDPRCQSEDLGDNAMKASTYGIKNLQRILVQLPEWTKEANEGYDDLKTMYNEVAGEFNRFIGHVTRNIGGIMTTPKSVEQGGDVYEYVSKATQKEAMQFLQQQVFATPEWLLNKNIFAQTGLSGISVVAGLQQGALGKLMSANTLYKLIQFEANSGAQAYTATEMLTDLRKGIWSELASHKTITVYRRDLQRMFVGELESALSPVPAAAPQGMPMQRPQMNVAAITDVNAILKGQARLLLSEVKAAIPATTDAASRLHLQDVADRLTAALDTKK; this is encoded by the coding sequence ATGCGTAAGTCTTATTTGATCTTTTCTGTTTGCCTGGGTATTAGCGTAGCTGCTACCGCTCAGCGCAAAAAGTCTGTTCCGGTGCAGGACACCACTAAAAAACAGGCGAACCCGGCTATGATGGGGGCACCCGGTGGCGGCATGCGTCCTCCAGGAGCTTCTCAGGGCCCTAAACCGTACAAAGAAGTAATTACTTCCAAGGCTATTACTCAAAGCGGTATGTTTAAGGTGCACAAGGTAGAAGACCGCTACTTTTTTGAACTGGCCGATTCTATCCTGGATCGCGACATTTTGCTGGTTAGCCGTATTACCAGGGCGGCAGCGGGTGGTCGTGCTTCTATGATGGGGTATGGTGGTGATCAGATTAACGATAATGTGATCCGTTTTGAGAAAGGACCCAACAACAGGATTTTCCTGAAGTTGATTTCTTTTATGGAATACAGTAGCGATTCTTCTAAAAATGGCATGTACCGTTCTGTATTAAACAGTAACCTTCAGCCATTAGCGGCTGCTTTTGATATTAAAGCAGTGAATACAGACTCCACTTCCCGTAAAGGAGCTTCTGTTATTGATGTTACAGAATACATCGGTGGCGATAATGAGATTTTCTTCTTTGATGCAGGTGTTAAAAAAGCGCTTTCACTGGGTATGATGGCTCCTGAACGTTCTTATGTGCAGGATATCAAGGCATTTCCTATGAACGTGGAAATAAAAACAGTAAAAACTTACGGCAAAATGGCGGCTAACCCTATGATGGGTGGCGGTTCTGGTCCGGCTACTTACGAGCTGAATACCTCTATGGTATTATTGCCTAAAGTGCCTGCCAAGGCTCGTTATTTCGATAGTCGCGTAGGTTATTTTGCTACCGGTTATACCGATTTCGATGCTAATCCACAAGGGGTGAAGAAGATAAGCATGATTACCCGTTGGAAACTGGAGCCTAAAGCAGAAGATGTAGAAAAATATAAGCGTGGTGAACTGGTAGAGCCTAAAGAGCCTATCGTGTATTACATTGATCCCGCTACGCCTAAAAAATGGGTACCATACCTGATTGCTGGTGTAAACGACTGGCAGGCAGCTTTTGAAAAAGCAGGTTTCAAAAATGCAATCATTGCAAAAGAAGCGCCTACCAATGACTCTACTTTCAGCCTGGAAGATGCACGTCATAACGTAATCATTTACAAACCATCTGATATTCCAAACGCCAGCGGTCCGCACGTACACGACCCTCGCAGTGGTGAAATCATTGAAACACACGTTAACTGGTATCATAACGTAATGAGCCTGGTACACAACTGGTACATGGTTCAGGCAGCGGCTATTGATCCTAAAGCACGTAAAATGCAGTTTGATGATGAGCTGATGGGCCAGCTGATCCGTTTTGTGTCTTCTCACGAAATTGGTCACACCCTGGGCTTACGTCACAACTTTGGTTCTTCTTCTACCGTTCCTGTTGAAAAACTGAGAGATAAAGCATTTGTAGAAGCCAATGGTCATACGCCTTCTATTATGGATTATGCCCGTTTCAACTATGTGGCACAGCCGGAAGATGGTATTAGCCAAAAAGGCATTTTCCCTCGTATTGGTGATTATGATATGTGGGCTATTGAGTGGGGTTACAAATGGAAGCCTGAATTTGCTACCGGTGCTGATGAAGCAGCATGGAGCAACAAATGGATCATTGAGCGCCTGAATGCTAATAAGCGTTTATGGTTTGGTACTGAATCTGATCCTAACGATCCACGTTGCCAGAGCGAAGATTTAGGTGACAATGCTATGAAAGCCAGCACTTATGGCATTAAAAACTTACAGCGTATTTTGGTGCAGCTGCCTGAGTGGACCAAAGAAGCCAACGAAGGTTATGACGATCTGAAAACGATGTATAACGAGGTGGCCGGTGAGTTTAACCGCTTTATTGGACACGTTACCAGAAATATTGGTGGTATCATGACCACTCCTAAGTCAGTTGAACAAGGTGGTGATGTGTATGAGTATGTATCTAAAGCAACACAGAAAGAAGCGATGCAGTTTTTACAGCAGCAGGTTTTCGCTACTCCTGAGTGGTTGTTGAACAAGAACATTTTTGCACAAACCGGCCTGAGTGGTATTTCTGTAGTGGCTGGTTTACAACAAGGCGCCCTTGGAAAACTGATGAGCGCTAATACTTTATACAAATTAATCCAGTTTGAAGCCAATAGTGGTGCACAAGCGTATACTGCTACTGAAATGCTGACTGATTTAAGAAAAGGTATCTGGAGCGAACTGGCTTCTCATAAAACGATCACTGTTTATCGCAGAGATTTACAGAGAATGTTTGTAGGTGAACTGGAAAGTGCTTTATCTCCTGTTCCAGCAGCTGCTCCACAGGGCATGCCTATGCAAAGACCACAGATGAATGTGGCTGCTATTACAGACGTTAACGCGATTCTGAAAGGCCAGGCCAGACTGTTGTTATCAGAAGTAAAAGCAGCTATCCCTGCTACTACTGATGCCGCTTCACGCCTGCACCTGCAGGATGTGGCCGACCGCTTAACAGCAGCGCTGGATACTAAAAAATAG
- a CDS encoding DUF1624 domain-containing protein, giving the protein MQEQPKQRIQSIDILRGIVMVIMALDHVRDFFTNVHYDPTDLSQTNIPLFFTRFITHYCAPVFVFLSGVSIYLGLSKGKSKAAQSRFLLTRGLWLVFAEITLVNIGWSFDISMHFLVLGVIWVIGWSMIILAALIYVKPLYVGCFGLLLIAGHNLLDPIRAASMGSGSWFWKALHESAIINLSYDRKLYLLYPLIPWVGVMALGYWGGGLYKQEAVVRKRILLRAGCGALLLFVVIRWVNIYGDLVPRVVYNEGWKTVLSFINVSKYPPSLDYLLITLGPALIVLSAIDSVQVKASNPALVFGRVPFFYYLLHLYLARSLGYLAAVLTGVHSAEQWTGFGLPVVYGVWLFVVIILYFPCKWYMKFKAKRNDWWLSYL; this is encoded by the coding sequence ATGCAAGAGCAACCAAAACAACGGATACAATCCATCGATATCTTACGGGGTATTGTAATGGTTATTATGGCGCTGGACCATGTGCGGGATTTCTTTACCAATGTGCATTACGATCCTACCGATCTTTCTCAAACAAACATTCCTTTATTTTTTACCCGTTTTATTACGCATTATTGTGCTCCTGTATTTGTGTTCCTTTCCGGGGTGAGCATTTACCTGGGATTGTCGAAAGGCAAATCAAAGGCGGCGCAGAGCCGCTTTTTGCTTACCCGTGGTTTGTGGCTGGTATTTGCAGAAATAACGCTGGTGAACATAGGCTGGAGTTTTGATATCAGCATGCATTTTTTAGTGCTGGGAGTCATATGGGTAATAGGCTGGAGTATGATCATACTGGCAGCCTTGATCTATGTTAAGCCTTTGTATGTAGGTTGTTTTGGATTACTGCTGATAGCGGGACATAATTTACTGGACCCTATACGGGCAGCAAGCATGGGCAGTGGCAGCTGGTTTTGGAAAGCATTGCATGAAAGCGCTATTATTAACTTATCCTATGATAGGAAATTGTATTTGCTATATCCTTTAATACCATGGGTAGGAGTGATGGCGCTGGGGTATTGGGGCGGTGGTTTGTATAAACAGGAAGCAGTGGTAAGAAAGCGTATTTTATTACGTGCGGGATGTGGTGCTTTGTTACTTTTTGTGGTGATAAGGTGGGTGAATATATATGGCGATCTGGTGCCAAGAGTTGTATATAATGAAGGATGGAAAACGGTGTTATCATTTATAAATGTTTCCAAGTACCCACCTTCACTGGATTATCTGTTAATAACATTAGGCCCAGCATTGATAGTGCTTTCCGCGATTGATAGTGTACAGGTAAAAGCCAGTAATCCGGCGTTGGTTTTTGGTCGCGTGCCCTTCTTTTATTACCTGTTGCATTTATACCTGGCGCGAAGTCTGGGTTACCTGGCAGCGGTGTTAACAGGTGTGCATAGTGCTGAACAATGGACGGGTTTTGGTTTGCCGGTAGTGTACGGGGTGTGGTTATTTGTGGTAATCATATTATATTTTCCATGCAAGTGGTACATGAAATTTAAGGCAAAACGTAACGATTGGTGGTTAAGTTATTTGTAG
- a CDS encoding YceI family protein → MKKIAVALSTLLISAASFAQTWSVDKAHSRLGFGITHMTISQFEGNFKSFEASITSSKEDFSDAVFEISADVNTINTDIEKRDEHVKSADVLDAAKYPKLTFKSTSFKKVSGKQYKLVGDLTFHGVTKPVTLDVVYNGNVTNPMSKKTVAGFRFTGSFKRSDFGIAPGFPEAMLSDEVQLLANGEFTKN, encoded by the coding sequence ATGAAAAAAATTGCAGTTGCACTTTCTACCCTGCTTATTTCAGCAGCGTCTTTTGCACAAACATGGAGCGTTGATAAAGCGCATTCAAGATTAGGTTTTGGTATTACCCACATGACTATTTCTCAGTTTGAAGGTAACTTCAAAAGCTTTGAAGCTTCTATCACTTCTTCTAAAGAAGATTTCTCTGATGCCGTGTTTGAAATTTCTGCAGATGTTAACACCATCAACACCGACATTGAAAAAAGAGACGAGCATGTGAAAAGTGCGGATGTTCTGGATGCAGCTAAATATCCTAAGCTGACTTTCAAAAGCACTTCTTTCAAGAAAGTATCTGGCAAGCAGTACAAACTGGTTGGTGACCTTACTTTCCATGGTGTAACCAAGCCTGTTACTTTAGACGTTGTTTACAATGGTAATGTAACTAACCCAATGAGCAAAAAAACTGTAGCTGGTTTCCGTTTCACCGGCTCTTTCAAACGTTCTGATTTTGGTATTGCCCCAGGTTTTCCTGAAGCTATGTTGAGCGATGAAGTTCAACTGCTGGCTAACGGCGAGTTTACTAAAAACTAA
- a CDS encoding YceI family protein: MKKMLLTAGAVVTLVAMFSFTAIQNWNIADKYSVVFSNSNVNGIFKKLTGTIAFDAANPAQSKFDIAIDVASINTGNALQNKHAKEAEWFDATKYPQIKFTSSKIVKSGAGFTATGTLEIKGVKKEVSLPFTFKAAGNAGTFAGSFSINRSDFNVGKKGGEVDEAVKIEVTIPVVK; encoded by the coding sequence ATGAAAAAGATGCTTTTAACTGCTGGTGCAGTTGTTACACTTGTTGCGATGTTTTCTTTTACTGCTATTCAAAACTGGAACATTGCGGATAAGTATTCTGTAGTTTTTTCTAACTCCAATGTAAACGGCATATTTAAAAAATTAACCGGCACTATTGCGTTTGACGCAGCAAATCCCGCTCAGTCTAAATTTGATATTGCTATTGATGTAGCTTCTATCAACACCGGTAATGCTTTACAAAACAAGCACGCCAAAGAAGCGGAATGGTTTGATGCAACTAAGTATCCCCAAATTAAATTTACCTCTTCTAAAATTGTGAAAAGTGGCGCTGGTTTTACCGCTACCGGTACACTGGAAATAAAAGGAGTGAAGAAAGAAGTTTCCCTGCCATTTACTTTTAAAGCAGCTGGTAATGCAGGCACCTTTGCAGGTTCTTTCAGCATTAACAGAAGTGATTTTAATGTAGGTAAAAAAGGTGGTGAAGTAGATGAGGCGGTTAAAATTGAAGTAACCATCCCGGTTGTTAAGTAA
- the thiM gene encoding hydroxyethylthiazole kinase, giving the protein MIQPLQLWHKVLAVRNNAPLVHNITNYVVMNNTANALLAVGASPVMAHAHEEMEDMVNIAGALVVNIGTLDSYWVTSMLKAIGQAQQLQKPWVLDPVGAGASQYRNQVLHQLLQAGSPAVIRGNASEILSLANTVSATKGVDSTHSSEQALQAAQAVSASFNTVVCVSGETDFIVYNNTITGVSNGHALMTRVTGLGCTASAITGAFCAVADGHYKDAAIAAMAVMGVAGEIAAAKSDGPGSLQMHFIDALYNLSEEAFVNHVKLSTHESF; this is encoded by the coding sequence ATGATACAACCGCTGCAACTATGGCACAAGGTGTTGGCTGTGCGCAATAATGCCCCGCTGGTGCATAACATTACCAACTATGTAGTAATGAATAATACTGCCAATGCGCTGCTGGCAGTGGGTGCTTCGCCGGTAATGGCCCATGCGCATGAAGAAATGGAAGATATGGTAAACATAGCCGGAGCGTTGGTGGTGAATATCGGCACCCTGGATAGTTATTGGGTAACCAGCATGTTAAAAGCCATCGGGCAGGCGCAACAATTGCAAAAGCCCTGGGTGCTGGACCCCGTAGGTGCGGGCGCTTCCCAATACCGTAACCAGGTGTTACACCAGTTGTTGCAGGCAGGTTCGCCCGCTGTTATCCGGGGTAACGCTTCCGAAATTTTATCACTGGCCAATACCGTTTCTGCTACCAAGGGTGTAGATAGCACCCACAGCAGCGAGCAGGCTTTACAAGCTGCGCAAGCGGTGAGCGCATCTTTTAATACGGTGGTATGTGTATCTGGCGAAACGGATTTCATTGTTTACAACAACACTATTACAGGAGTAAGTAATGGTCATGCTTTAATGACGCGTGTAACCGGCCTGGGCTGTACTGCTTCGGCTATTACCGGCGCTTTTTGTGCAGTGGCCGATGGGCATTATAAAGATGCGGCTATTGCAGCTATGGCAGTAATGGGCGTAGCGGGTGAAATTGCTGCTGCTAAATCAGATGGCCCCGGATCGTTACAAATGCACTTTATTGATGCTTTATATAATTTATCAGAAGAAGCTTTTGTAAACCATGTAAAGCTGAGCACGCATGAATCCTTTTGA
- the thiE gene encoding thiamine phosphate synthase — translation MNPFDYHLYLVTDENACLGRDLLWVVEEAVKGGVDIVQLREKQMDSAAFITRACRLKALLDKYNVPLIINDNLPVAIAADAHGIHVGNSDMPPVTVRSKWNDTAILGYSIEYEAQLGTAHAAVADYLALSPVFSTTTKTDTVTEWGLEGVARIRQLTGKPLVAIGNISADNAGAIIQAGADCLAVVSAICSAASPAKAAEALREKIIQHKS, via the coding sequence ATGAATCCTTTTGATTATCATCTGTACCTGGTTACCGACGAAAACGCCTGCCTGGGACGCGATCTGTTATGGGTGGTGGAGGAAGCGGTGAAAGGCGGAGTGGACATTGTACAGTTAAGGGAAAAGCAGATGGACTCAGCGGCTTTTATCACCCGTGCGTGCAGGTTAAAAGCTTTGCTGGATAAATACAATGTTCCCTTAATTATTAATGATAACCTGCCGGTAGCTATTGCGGCTGATGCGCATGGAATACATGTGGGTAACAGTGATATGCCGCCGGTAACAGTACGCAGCAAATGGAATGATACCGCCATTCTTGGCTACTCCATTGAGTATGAAGCACAGTTGGGTACTGCTCATGCAGCCGTTGCAGATTACCTGGCGCTGAGTCCCGTATTTTCTACCACCACTAAAACGGATACAGTTACTGAATGGGGGCTGGAAGGGGTAGCACGCATCCGGCAATTAACAGGTAAACCGCTGGTGGCTATTGGCAATATCTCTGCAGACAATGCAGGCGCCATTATACAAGCGGGGGCAGATTGCCTGGCGGTAGTGTCTGCTATTTGTTCGGCTGCTTCACCTGCCAAAGCTGCGGAAGCATTACGGGAAAAGATCATTCAACATAAATCATAG
- the thiD gene encoding bifunctional hydroxymethylpyrimidine kinase/phosphomethylpyrimidine kinase, which translates to MNVYKYAPVLTIAGSDSGGGAGIQADIKTISSLGCYAASAITAVTVQNTLGVSGIHAIPVDIVCAQVKAVMDDIQPVAIKIGMVHSKELALALAATLQAYPQVPIVLDPVMISTSGHKLIEDETIAILKERLFPLAAIITPNLDEAAVLCGRKLESVRDMEEAADELLQHGSKAVLLKGGHLPGEKVYDVYCEANGMLLALEAPRIASNNVHGTGCTLSSAIASYLALGNTLLESVMQAKAYIAKAIEEGKDVVVGNGSGPVNHFFDPIKLQKYAVE; encoded by the coding sequence ATGAATGTATACAAATATGCGCCTGTACTTACCATTGCCGGATCGGATAGTGGTGGTGGTGCCGGCATACAGGCTGATATTAAAACCATCAGTTCGCTGGGGTGCTATGCAGCATCTGCCATTACTGCTGTAACCGTGCAAAATACCCTGGGGGTAAGCGGCATACATGCTATACCGGTTGATATAGTATGTGCACAGGTGAAAGCGGTAATGGATGATATACAACCAGTTGCTATTAAAATAGGGATGGTGCATAGCAAAGAACTGGCACTGGCGTTGGCAGCAACCTTACAGGCTTATCCGCAGGTGCCCATAGTGCTGGACCCTGTAATGATTTCAACCAGCGGGCATAAGCTCATAGAAGACGAAACCATTGCTATACTCAAAGAGCGGTTGTTTCCACTGGCCGCCATCATTACCCCTAACCTGGATGAAGCGGCGGTATTATGCGGGCGAAAACTGGAATCGGTGCGGGATATGGAAGAGGCAGCAGACGAACTTTTACAACATGGCAGCAAAGCTGTATTGTTAAAAGGCGGGCATTTGCCTGGTGAAAAGGTATATGATGTGTATTGCGAAGCAAACGGAATGTTATTGGCGTTGGAAGCGCCCCGTATAGCAAGCAATAATGTGCACGGCACAGGTTGTACTTTGTCGTCGGCAATAGCATCTTACCTGGCTTTGGGTAATACCCTGCTGGAGTCGGTAATGCAGGCGAAGGCTTATATAGCTAAAGCCATTGAAGAAGGGAAGGATGTAGTGGTGGGTAATGGCAGTGGCCCGGTAAATCATTTTTTTGATCCTATCAAATTACAAAAGTATGCAGTGGAGTAA
- a CDS encoding TenA family protein, with protein sequence MQWSKQAWQQITPLFEKIVQLPFNQELMNGSLTKDRFAFYIGQDAVYLDAFSKVLALIAARAPRTQQSLDFIRFAEGAIVVEQALHAGFFSQLQIPEKPVASPGCLLYTQYLYATAALQQVEVAMAAVLPCFWIYKAVGDYIYAHQVRENNPYQDWIDTYAGEDFGITVQKAIDICDAAAAACTPAQQQQMTEAFIMASRMEWMFWHSAWNREQWPV encoded by the coding sequence ATGCAGTGGAGTAAACAGGCCTGGCAGCAAATAACGCCTTTGTTTGAAAAGATTGTTCAGTTACCCTTTAACCAGGAGCTGATGAATGGCAGTTTAACAAAAGACCGTTTTGCCTTTTATATCGGGCAGGATGCGGTGTACCTGGATGCTTTTAGCAAGGTGCTGGCCTTAATAGCAGCACGTGCGCCACGTACACAGCAATCGCTGGACTTTATACGTTTTGCAGAAGGGGCCATAGTGGTAGAACAGGCTTTGCATGCCGGCTTTTTCAGCCAGCTGCAGATACCGGAAAAGCCAGTGGCATCGCCCGGCTGTTTGTTATATACACAATACCTGTATGCCACCGCTGCTTTACAGCAGGTAGAGGTGGCTATGGCGGCTGTATTGCCTTGTTTCTGGATATACAAGGCAGTGGGTGATTACATCTATGCACACCAGGTAAGGGAGAACAATCCTTACCAGGACTGGATTGATACCTACGCCGGAGAAGATTTTGGCATTACCGTGCAAAAAGCTATTGATATATGTGATGCAGCCGCAGCAGCCTGCACACCTGCACAGCAACAACAAATGACAGAAGCATTTATAATGGCTTCCCGCATGGAGTGGATGTTCTGGCACAGTGCCTGGAACAGGGAGCAATGGCCTGTATAA